The Providencia rettgeri genome includes a window with the following:
- the csdB gene encoding 4-hydroxyphenylacetate decarboxylase large subunit, producing MNKYALTPRVKMLAERLSARNSSIITERANILEALGNQLSGAPQAIKPAQRFYEFIRHFPAFIAQDELIIGSQSSTPRGAIFHTENEINSHSIYTFLAGDSTIDAPDYLAVLNIGFLAIKAQLENKVRNIGSAVSRNSIDEANNCRSAIYACDAAIHFAQALASKAESMAAAESNQYRRAELQENAAILRNVPAKPAQTFKEACQAFYLLQLILHLENGSYAVNPMGFDKAVYPFYQRDIEQGRLTQAQAYEIVESLWLKLAELSEVRSTKQVDGYPMFDALKDGIYLNDPRVCLNELSAMMLSAHENISAINNGLKVRLYCGKNSVQPQYAAPNASYVAPAAQAETEFKVMEGLTPRLQRLRNRYLEARPSVSIYRALAFTEVVKNNPGLPPILLRAKAFRRACETAPILIQPEELIVGHPCGKARAGAFSPDIAWRWVVEELDTMSTRPQDPFVISEEDKKVIREEIAPFWEGRSLDEICEAQYREAGVWEFSGETFVSDLSYHQINGGGDTCPGYDVLLFTKGMNGIKADAQAKLAELSMENPDDIDRIYFYKASIETCEGVIAYSHRIAAHARELAVLESDQKRREELLTIAQVNENVPANPPVTLQEALQSIWTVESLFEIEENQTGLSLGRLDQYCLPMYENDIKTGRLTQDQALEMMQAFIIKCAELMWMSSELGAKYFAGYQPFINLTVGGQKRSGGDACNDLTYLIMDAVRFVKVYQPSLACRIHNQSPQKYMEKIVDVVKAGMGFPACHFDDSHIKMMLRKGFDFEDARDYCLMGCVEPQKSGRIYQWTSTGYTQWPIAIEFVLNRGRMVLFDSYQGLDTGDLRELKTFEDFDNAVKAQIAHIVRLSAIGTVISQRVHRDVAPKPLMSLLVEGCMEKGKDVAAGGAMINHGPGLIFSGLATYVDSIVAIRKLVYEDGRYTLEQIRDGLLANFEGYDELRRDCLNAPKFGNDDDYVDQYALDITEWTERECRKYDMLYSTLSHGTLSISNNTPIGELTAASANGRLAWMPLSDGISPTQGADKQGPTAIIKSISKMNVETMNIGMVHNFKFLKGLLDTPEGRHGLITLLRTASILGNGQMQFSYVDNEMLKKAQQEPEKYRDLIVRVAGYSAYFVELCKEVQDEIISRTVIEKF from the coding sequence ATGAATAAATATGCTTTGACCCCACGCGTAAAAATGCTGGCTGAACGCTTAAGTGCCCGCAACAGCTCAATTATTACTGAACGTGCCAATATTTTAGAAGCGCTTGGCAACCAACTGTCTGGCGCACCGCAGGCGATTAAACCTGCCCAACGTTTTTATGAATTTATCCGTCATTTTCCGGCATTTATTGCTCAAGATGAGCTGATTATTGGTAGCCAATCATCGACCCCTCGCGGAGCGATTTTTCATACTGAAAATGAAATCAATAGCCACAGTATTTATACCTTTTTAGCTGGCGATAGCACCATCGATGCGCCAGATTACTTAGCGGTATTAAACATCGGCTTTTTAGCTATCAAAGCACAGTTAGAGAACAAAGTTAGAAACATTGGTAGTGCGGTCAGTCGCAATAGTATTGATGAGGCAAATAACTGCCGTTCGGCAATTTACGCATGTGATGCGGCCATTCATTTTGCACAAGCTTTAGCTTCTAAAGCAGAGAGCATGGCAGCGGCAGAATCTAATCAATACCGTCGTGCAGAATTACAAGAAAATGCAGCGATTTTACGCAATGTACCGGCAAAACCGGCGCAAACTTTTAAAGAAGCGTGCCAAGCTTTCTACTTACTTCAATTAATCCTGCATTTAGAAAATGGTAGCTATGCCGTTAACCCAATGGGATTCGATAAAGCGGTCTATCCATTCTACCAACGTGATATTGAACAAGGCCGTTTGACCCAAGCACAAGCTTATGAAATTGTAGAAAGCTTATGGTTGAAACTGGCTGAACTCTCTGAAGTTCGCTCAACCAAGCAAGTTGATGGCTACCCAATGTTTGATGCATTGAAAGACGGCATTTATCTGAATGACCCACGCGTATGCCTTAACGAATTATCAGCCATGATGTTATCCGCACATGAAAACATCAGCGCTATCAATAATGGATTGAAAGTCCGTTTATATTGTGGAAAAAATAGCGTTCAGCCGCAATATGCAGCACCAAATGCCAGCTATGTTGCGCCGGCAGCTCAAGCTGAAACTGAATTCAAAGTCATGGAAGGTTTAACACCTCGCTTACAGCGCTTGCGTAATCGTTACTTAGAAGCACGCCCAAGCGTGTCTATCTACCGCGCACTCGCTTTTACTGAAGTTGTCAAAAATAACCCAGGTTTACCGCCAATTTTATTGCGTGCGAAAGCATTCCGCCGTGCTTGTGAAACTGCACCAATCTTAATTCAACCCGAAGAGCTGATTGTGGGGCATCCATGTGGTAAAGCCCGCGCAGGTGCATTCTCACCGGATATCGCATGGCGCTGGGTAGTTGAAGAACTCGATACAATGAGCACACGTCCACAAGATCCGTTTGTTATCTCTGAAGAAGATAAAAAAGTGATCCGCGAGGAAATCGCTCCATTCTGGGAAGGCCGTTCACTGGATGAAATTTGTGAAGCTCAATACCGTGAAGCGGGAGTCTGGGAATTCAGTGGTGAAACTTTCGTCAGTGACTTGTCTTATCACCAAATCAATGGCGGTGGGGATACTTGCCCCGGTTATGACGTGTTGTTATTCACCAAAGGAATGAATGGCATCAAAGCAGATGCTCAGGCGAAACTGGCTGAATTAAGCATGGAAAACCCTGATGATATTGATCGCATTTATTTCTATAAAGCGTCAATTGAAACCTGTGAAGGGGTGATTGCGTATTCACACCGCATTGCTGCCCATGCTCGCGAATTAGCTGTGCTGGAGTCAGACCAAAAACGCCGTGAAGAATTGCTGACTATCGCACAAGTCAACGAAAACGTGCCAGCGAATCCGCCGGTGACGTTACAAGAAGCATTACAAAGCATTTGGACAGTTGAGTCACTGTTTGAAATCGAAGAAAACCAAACTGGCCTTTCTTTGGGACGTCTTGACCAATATTGCTTACCAATGTACGAAAATGACATTAAAACAGGCCGCTTAACCCAAGACCAAGCATTAGAAATGATGCAGGCATTTATTATCAAATGTGCGGAATTAATGTGGATGTCGAGTGAATTAGGCGCGAAATATTTCGCAGGTTATCAGCCATTTATCAACTTAACAGTGGGTGGACAAAAACGTTCAGGTGGCGATGCATGTAACGACTTAACCTACTTAATTATGGATGCGGTTCGCTTTGTTAAAGTGTATCAGCCATCTCTGGCTTGCCGTATTCATAACCAATCACCACAGAAATACATGGAAAAAATCGTTGATGTGGTGAAAGCCGGTATGGGCTTCCCTGCCTGTCACTTCGATGATTCCCACATCAAAATGATGCTGCGTAAAGGTTTTGACTTTGAAGATGCGCGTGATTACTGCTTGATGGGCTGTGTAGAGCCACAGAAATCTGGCCGTATTTATCAATGGACTTCAACGGGTTACACCCAATGGCCAATTGCGATTGAATTCGTATTAAACCGTGGCCGCATGGTGTTATTCGATAGCTATCAAGGTTTAGATACCGGTGACTTACGTGAGCTAAAAACATTCGAAGACTTTGATAATGCTGTGAAAGCGCAGATAGCTCATATTGTTCGCTTATCCGCTATCGGTACCGTCATCAGCCAACGTGTTCACCGTGATGTGGCACCAAAACCATTAATGTCCTTGCTAGTGGAAGGCTGTATGGAAAAAGGCAAGGACGTTGCGGCAGGTGGGGCGATGATCAACCACGGCCCAGGGCTGATTTTCTCTGGTCTGGCGACCTATGTTGACTCGATTGTCGCTATTCGCAAATTGGTTTACGAAGATGGCCGCTACACACTTGAGCAAATTCGTGATGGCTTATTAGCAAACTTTGAAGGCTACGACGAACTACGCCGTGACTGCTTAAATGCACCTAAATTTGGTAACGATGATGACTACGTTGACCAATATGCGCTGGATATTACGGAGTGGACAGAGCGTGAGTGCCGTAAGTACGACATGCTGTATTCAACACTGAGCCACGGAACCTTATCCATCTCTAACAACACGCCGATTGGTGAGTTAACCGCCGCGAGTGCCAACGGTCGCTTGGCTTGGATGCCGTTATCAGATGGTATCAGCCCGACACAAGGTGCAGATAAACAAGGCCCAACCGCCATCATTAAATCAATCAGTAAAATGAATGTTGAAACGATGAACATTGGCATGGTGCATAACTTTAAGTTCTTAAAAGGTTTATTGGACACCCCAGAAGGCCGTCATGGCTTAATTACCTTGCTGAGAACCGCGTCTATCTTAGGCAATGGCCAAATGCAGTTCAGCTATGTCGATAACGAAATGCTGAAAAAAGCCCAGCAAGAGCCTGAAAAATATCGTGATTTAATCGTTCGTGTTGCAGGTTACAGTGCCTACTTCGTCGAACTTTGTAAAGAGGTTCAAGATGAAATTATTAGCCGTACTGTGATTGAGAAGTTCTAA
- the adhE_2 gene encoding Aldehyde-alcohol dehydrogenase, with product MNQFLIKPKVQFGANALDFISHMSAHHAFIVTDKAMVKFGLADEVTRRLTQSGITFSIYDDVKPDPDISAIVNGMKIMDMQYPDVVIALGGGSVIDAAKAVIYSLWHTKKDVSRVKPQFIAIPTTSGTGSEVTSFSVIKSQSEKLVLVDEFMLPDVAILDPALVKSVPASITADTGMDVLCHALEAYVSRTASDFSDALAEKAVQLVFGHLINCYRDGSNLVAREKMHNASCIAGMAFTNASLGITHSLAHALGGVFHIPHGRANALLMAQVVAFNADLEGRCDNEAAKRYAHLAKNLSLPASTIREGVESLIVAINVLKDEMNMPKGIQATGTNEFDFNARLGEMVGQALRDSCTPTNPRDVSKVQLEVLYRQSF from the coding sequence ATGCCTTTATCGTCACTGACAAAGCGATGGTGAAGTTTGGCTTAGCCGATGAAGTCACTCGCAGGTTAACCCAAAGTGGCATCACATTTTCAATTTACGATGATGTTAAGCCAGATCCTGATATTTCAGCCATTGTTAACGGTATGAAAATCATGGATATGCAATATCCAGATGTGGTGATTGCACTCGGTGGTGGGTCGGTTATTGATGCTGCGAAAGCTGTTATTTACTCCCTCTGGCACACAAAAAAAGACGTCAGCCGCGTTAAACCACAGTTTATTGCCATCCCAACTACCAGTGGGACGGGCTCAGAAGTGACGTCGTTTTCAGTGATCAAATCCCAGTCTGAAAAACTGGTTTTGGTTGATGAGTTCATGCTGCCAGATGTGGCTATCTTAGACCCTGCACTGGTGAAGTCAGTACCCGCTTCTATTACGGCAGACACAGGTATGGACGTGCTATGCCACGCGCTAGAAGCCTATGTTTCTCGCACTGCATCTGACTTTTCTGATGCCTTAGCTGAAAAAGCGGTGCAATTAGTGTTCGGCCATTTAATTAACTGCTATCGCGATGGTAGCAACTTAGTGGCTCGCGAAAAAATGCATAACGCGTCATGTATTGCGGGAATGGCTTTTACCAATGCCTCATTGGGAATAACGCATAGCTTAGCCCATGCATTAGGCGGCGTATTCCATATTCCTCATGGCCGTGCCAATGCGTTGTTGATGGCGCAAGTCGTGGCTTTCAATGCGGATTTAGAAGGGCGATGCGATAACGAAGCTGCAAAACGTTATGCCCATCTCGCAAAAAATTTAAGTTTACCTGCCTCAACAATACGTGAAGGTGTTGAAAGCCTAATTGTGGCAATCAACGTATTGAAAGATGAAATGAATATGCCAAAAGGCATTCAAGCAACCGGCACTAATGAATTCGATTTTAACGCCCGTTTAGGGGAAATGGTTGGGCAAGCACTGCGCGATAGTTGCACTCCGACCAATCCACGGGATGTGAGCAAGGTGCAACTGGAAGTGCTGTATAGACAGTCTTTTTAA